One window from the genome of Sphaerotilus microaerophilus encodes:
- the flhA gene encoding flagellar biosynthesis protein FlhA: protein MNPLIQSFQQQLQARLGPHAGAAKALAAPILILMVLAMMVLPLPAFALDLFFTFNIATALMVMLVASYMVRPLDFAAFPTVLLLTTLLRLSLNVASSRVVLMDGHTGPGAAGAVIEAFGHFLIGGNFAVGLIVFAILVVINFVVITKGAERIAEVGARFTLDAMPGKQMAIDADLNAGLIDEKEAKRRRAEVGNEAEFFGSMDGASKFVRGDAIAGILILFINIVGGFIIGVAQHGLGASEAANSYIVLAVGDALVAQIPALLISVAAALVVSRVGKEQDVGTQILGQMFKSPQSVGIAATLVALLGMVPGMPHFVFLLIAGGLAALARWMHRQAQAPKPAEPAADAPDAPNPNAEASWDDLQPVDTLGLEVGYRLIALVDKDRGGDLLNRIKGVRKKFAQEVGFLPPAVHIRDNLELKPSMYRLTLRGAVVGEGEAFPGMHLAINPGHVKTPLQGQATTDPAFGLPAIWIDDRQKETAQMAGYTVVDSSTVVATHLSHLMQTHAARLLGRTETQALVEHVTKLAPKLIEDVVPKMVGIPTLQKVLQLLLEEGVHIRDMRSIVEALAEHAGSGLNDPQELSRRLRIALAPAIVQQIYGSQRELDVIAIAPELERLLGQALNSANGAVLDPGVADHLSRGAADAARRQEDLGLPACLLVPDAIRSPVARLLKRASPRLRVLGHSEIPDTHSIRIGSLIGGNA, encoded by the coding sequence ATGAACCCGCTGATCCAATCCTTCCAGCAGCAGCTGCAGGCCCGCCTGGGCCCGCATGCCGGGGCCGCCAAGGCGCTGGCCGCGCCGATCCTGATCCTCATGGTCCTGGCCATGATGGTGCTGCCGCTGCCGGCCTTCGCGCTCGACCTGTTCTTCACCTTCAACATCGCCACGGCGCTGATGGTGATGCTGGTGGCGTCCTACATGGTCCGGCCGCTGGACTTCGCCGCCTTCCCGACCGTGCTGCTGCTGACCACGCTGCTGCGCCTGTCGCTGAACGTGGCCTCCAGCCGCGTGGTGCTGATGGACGGCCACACCGGCCCGGGGGCCGCGGGCGCGGTGATCGAGGCCTTCGGCCACTTCCTGATCGGCGGCAACTTCGCCGTCGGCCTGATCGTCTTCGCCATCCTGGTGGTCATCAACTTCGTGGTGATCACCAAGGGCGCCGAGCGCATTGCCGAGGTCGGTGCGCGCTTCACCCTGGACGCGATGCCCGGCAAGCAGATGGCGATCGACGCCGACCTGAACGCCGGCCTGATCGACGAGAAGGAGGCCAAGCGCCGCCGCGCCGAGGTGGGCAACGAGGCGGAGTTCTTCGGCTCCATGGACGGTGCCAGCAAGTTCGTGCGCGGCGACGCCATTGCCGGCATCCTGATCCTGTTCATCAACATCGTTGGCGGCTTCATCATCGGCGTGGCCCAGCACGGCCTGGGGGCCAGCGAGGCGGCCAACTCCTACATCGTGCTGGCGGTGGGCGATGCGCTGGTGGCGCAGATCCCGGCGCTGCTGATCTCGGTGGCCGCGGCGCTGGTGGTCTCGCGCGTGGGCAAGGAGCAGGACGTCGGCACCCAGATCCTGGGCCAGATGTTCAAGTCGCCGCAGTCGGTGGGCATCGCCGCCACGCTGGTGGCCCTGCTGGGCATGGTGCCGGGCATGCCGCACTTCGTCTTCCTGCTGATCGCGGGTGGCCTGGCGGCGCTGGCGCGCTGGATGCACCGGCAGGCGCAGGCACCCAAGCCCGCCGAGCCGGCCGCCGACGCGCCCGATGCCCCCAACCCCAACGCCGAGGCCAGCTGGGACGACCTGCAGCCGGTGGACACGCTGGGCCTGGAGGTGGGCTACCGCCTGATTGCGCTGGTGGACAAGGACCGTGGCGGCGACCTGCTCAACCGCATCAAGGGCGTACGCAAGAAGTTTGCCCAGGAAGTCGGCTTCCTGCCGCCAGCGGTGCACATCCGCGACAACCTGGAACTCAAGCCCAGCATGTACCGCCTGACGCTGCGCGGTGCGGTGGTGGGCGAGGGTGAGGCCTTCCCGGGCATGCACCTGGCGATCAACCCCGGCCATGTGAAGACGCCGCTGCAGGGGCAGGCGACCACCGACCCGGCCTTCGGCCTGCCGGCGATCTGGATCGACGATAGACAAAAAGAAACAGCTCAAATGGCTGGATACACCGTGGTTGATTCCTCGACCGTCGTGGCCACCCATCTCTCACACTTGATGCAGACCCATGCAGCCCGCCTGCTGGGCCGCACCGAGACCCAGGCACTGGTCGAGCACGTGACCAAGCTGGCCCCCAAGTTGATCGAAGACGTGGTTCCCAAGATGGTTGGCATTCCCACCCTGCAGAAGGTCCTCCAGCTGTTGCTGGAAGAGGGCGTGCACATCCGCGACATGCGCTCGATCGTCGAGGCGCTGGCCGAGCACGCCGGCTCCGGCCTCAACGACCCGCAGGAGCTGTCGCGGCGCCTGCGCATCGCGCTGGCCCCGGCCATCGTGCAGCAGATCTACGGCAGCCAGCGCGAGCTGGATGTCATCGCCATCGCCCCCGAGCTGGAGCGCCTGCTCGGCCAGGCGCTGAACTCGGCCAACGGCGCGGTGCTCGACCCGGGCGTGGCGGATCACCTCAGCCGCGGCGCGGCCGATGCCGCGCGGCGCCAGGAGGACCTCGGCCTGCCAGCCTGCCTGCTGGTGCCCGATGCCATCCGCAGCCCGGTGGCGCGCCTGCTCAAGCGCGCCTCGCCGCGCCTGCGCGTGCTCGGCCACAGCGAGATCCCGGACACCCATTCGATCCGCATCGGGTCCCTCATCGGAGGCAACGCATGA
- the flhB gene encoding flagellar biosynthesis protein FlhB, whose protein sequence is MADSAQDKHLPPTARRLQKAREEGQVARSRDLGHFAVVAAGLALLMAAAPSLAQWLRDLLGAGLRFDVRTVATPAAMLDRLGQLFMPALLLSLGLGSAMAVVALATAILSGGWVFTLKPVMPNFGKLNPLAGLGRIVSKAQIGEMLKAVLLALLLGSVGAAYLWAHLQDFALTQSVGLPAAFVAASDRIVSGLWLLVLVLAAFALVDVPLQRFLHTSRLKMSVQEVKEEHKQQEGSPEVKGRIRQRMREVARRRMLAAVPGADLVVMNPTHYAVALKYDDGRDGAPRLVAKGADLLALKIRDIARESKVPVLQAPPLARALYAHGELDREIPYALYSAVAQVLAHVFQLRAALAGRAPWPADLPVIPVPPELDPHNPKAQPATAEPA, encoded by the coding sequence ATGGCCGACAGCGCTCAAGACAAGCACCTGCCACCGACCGCGCGACGACTCCAGAAAGCGCGGGAGGAAGGCCAGGTTGCGCGCTCACGCGACCTGGGCCACTTCGCGGTGGTTGCGGCGGGCCTCGCGCTGTTGATGGCGGCAGCGCCGTCGCTGGCGCAGTGGCTGCGTGACCTGCTGGGCGCCGGCCTGCGCTTCGACGTGCGCACAGTGGCCACGCCCGCGGCGATGCTCGATCGGCTCGGCCAGCTCTTCATGCCGGCGCTGCTGCTGTCGCTGGGGCTGGGCAGCGCGATGGCGGTGGTGGCACTGGCCACGGCCATCCTGTCCGGCGGTTGGGTGTTCACGCTCAAGCCGGTGATGCCCAACTTCGGCAAGCTCAATCCGCTCGCCGGACTGGGCCGCATCGTCTCCAAGGCGCAGATTGGCGAGATGCTCAAGGCGGTGCTGCTGGCGCTGTTGCTGGGCAGCGTCGGGGCGGCCTACCTCTGGGCGCACCTGCAGGATTTCGCGCTGACGCAGTCGGTGGGGTTGCCGGCGGCCTTCGTGGCGGCGAGTGACCGCATCGTTTCCGGCCTGTGGCTGCTGGTGCTGGTGCTGGCGGCCTTTGCGCTGGTCGACGTGCCGCTGCAGCGCTTCCTGCACACCTCGCGCCTGAAGATGAGCGTGCAGGAGGTCAAGGAAGAGCACAAGCAGCAGGAGGGCAGCCCCGAGGTCAAGGGCCGCATCCGCCAGCGCATGCGTGAAGTGGCCCGCCGGCGCATGCTGGCCGCGGTGCCCGGCGCTGATCTGGTGGTGATGAACCCGACCCACTACGCCGTGGCGCTGAAGTACGACGACGGCCGCGACGGCGCCCCCCGCCTGGTGGCCAAGGGCGCCGACCTGCTGGCGCTGAAGATCCGCGACATCGCCCGCGAATCCAAGGTGCCCGTGCTGCAGGCGCCGCCGCTGGCGCGGGCGCTGTATGCCCACGGCGAGCTCGACCGCGAGATTCCCTATGCGCTGTACAGCGCGGTGGCGCAGGTGCTGGCGCATGTGTTCCAGCTGCGCGCCGCGTTGGCCGGGCGCGCGCCCTGGCCGGCCGACCTGCCCGTGATCCCGGTGCCACCCGAGCTTGACCCGCACAACCCGAAGGCACAGCCAGCGACGGCTGAACCGGCATGA
- a CDS encoding heavy-metal-associated domain-containing protein: MFELTLPDMTCGHCVANVQRTVQALDPQARVDVDLSAHRVKFDTSASEEQVRLALEEEGYPAAT; encoded by the coding sequence ATGTTTGAACTCACCCTGCCCGACATGACCTGTGGTCACTGCGTGGCGAATGTCCAGCGCACCGTGCAGGCGCTCGATCCGCAGGCGCGCGTGGATGTGGACCTGAGCGCCCACCGCGTGAAGTTCGACACCAGCGCCAGCGAGGAGCAGGTGCGTCTGGCGCTGGAGGAAGAAGGCTACCCGGCCGCGACCTGA
- a CDS encoding heavy metal translocating P-type ATPase → MPSPPPQTPAPAATTPVARTAAAAVQTWQLPVQGMSCATCATRIERALLKLDGVEAAAVNLATDSVTVQATRGLAPARLASAIEAAGYQVPQLELDVAVGGMTCASCVGRVERALRKLPGVLDAEVNLATEQAHVRLAAGSQDAAGVLAAIGKAGYEARLLGDAAPGTAGGTAPAGANLADRLGLAARLGEGPRVVIAALLAAPLALPMAGDLLGAHWMLPGWLQWLLATPVQFWLGARFYRAGWHALRAGTGNMDLLVAIGTSAAYGLSAWLLLRAEPGGMPHLYFESAAVVITLVMLGKWLEARARHRTVDAIHALRALAPETAHVRRPDGQEEDRPLAALRVGDVVVVRPGERVPVDGEVIEGASHVDESLLTGESLPVAREVGQRVTGGAVNGEGRLIVRTRAVGAETTLARIVRLVESAQAKKAPIQRLVDQVAAVFVPVVVGIAALTLLGSGWLLGDWTEALLRAVAVLVIACPCALGLATPAAIMVGTGVAARHGILIKDAQALELAHAVRTVAFDKTGTLTAGRPALVGFAAAPGVDEREALTWCATLQAGSEHPLARAVLAAARTQGLSTGTATELRAQAGRGVAGSVEQHALRLGSRRWMEELGVGLGLGQGRSEAAFAPLAGSAQAWQAAGHTLAWLADVSDAAAPRLLAALAFGDTVKPTARDAIAQLHALGVRTLLLSGDNHDAVQAVAREIGIDEVRAEVLPGDKAGVINALKAAATPGERVAMVGDGLNDAPALAAADVGLAITHTDGSGTDVAMQAAGITLMRGDPRAVADAIDISRRTTRKIRQNLFWAFFYNVIGIPLAALGFLSPVIAGAAMAASSISVLTNALMLARWRPRGQSARRA, encoded by the coding sequence ATGCCCTCCCCGCCGCCCCAGACTCCCGCCCCTGCGGCCACGACGCCCGTGGCACGCACCGCTGCGGCGGCCGTGCAGACCTGGCAGCTCCCCGTCCAGGGCATGAGCTGCGCCACCTGCGCCACCCGCATCGAGCGGGCACTGCTCAAGCTGGACGGTGTCGAGGCGGCGGCCGTCAACCTGGCCACCGACAGCGTCACCGTGCAGGCCACGCGCGGCCTGGCACCCGCCCGCTTGGCGAGCGCCATCGAGGCGGCGGGCTACCAGGTGCCGCAGCTGGAGCTGGATGTGGCGGTGGGCGGCATGACCTGCGCCTCCTGCGTCGGGCGGGTCGAGCGGGCGCTGCGCAAGCTGCCCGGCGTGCTGGACGCCGAGGTCAACCTCGCCACCGAGCAGGCCCACGTGCGACTCGCGGCGGGCAGCCAGGATGCGGCGGGCGTGCTGGCCGCCATCGGGAAGGCGGGCTACGAGGCCCGCCTGCTCGGAGACGCTGCGCCCGGCACGGCTGGAGGTACCGCGCCGGCCGGCGCAAACCTCGCAGACCGCCTCGGCCTCGCCGCCCGCCTGGGCGAGGGGCCGCGCGTGGTCATCGCCGCGCTGCTCGCCGCACCGCTGGCGTTGCCGATGGCCGGCGACCTGCTCGGCGCGCACTGGATGCTGCCCGGTTGGCTGCAGTGGCTGCTCGCCACCCCCGTGCAGTTCTGGCTCGGCGCGCGCTTCTACCGGGCCGGCTGGCATGCGCTGCGCGCCGGCACCGGCAACATGGACCTGCTGGTGGCCATCGGCACCAGCGCGGCCTATGGGCTGTCGGCCTGGCTGCTGCTGCGCGCCGAGCCGGGTGGGATGCCGCACCTCTACTTTGAGAGCGCCGCGGTGGTGATCACCCTGGTGATGCTGGGCAAGTGGCTGGAGGCGCGCGCGCGCCACCGCACTGTGGACGCCATCCATGCGCTGCGCGCCCTCGCCCCGGAAACGGCCCATGTGCGCCGGCCCGACGGCCAGGAGGAAGACCGGCCGCTCGCTGCGCTGCGTGTGGGCGACGTGGTGGTGGTGCGCCCCGGCGAGCGCGTCCCGGTGGACGGCGAGGTGATCGAGGGCGCCAGCCACGTCGACGAATCGCTGCTCACCGGTGAGAGCCTGCCCGTGGCCCGCGAGGTAGGCCAGCGCGTCACCGGCGGTGCCGTCAACGGCGAAGGCCGGCTGATCGTGCGCACCCGCGCGGTGGGCGCGGAAACCACGCTGGCGCGCATCGTGCGGCTGGTGGAATCGGCGCAGGCGAAGAAGGCGCCGATCCAGCGCCTGGTGGACCAGGTGGCCGCGGTGTTCGTGCCGGTGGTGGTCGGCATCGCTGCGCTCACGCTGCTGGGCAGCGGCTGGCTGCTGGGTGACTGGACCGAGGCGCTGCTGCGCGCGGTGGCGGTGCTGGTGATCGCCTGCCCCTGCGCGCTGGGCCTGGCGACGCCGGCTGCGATCATGGTAGGCACCGGCGTGGCGGCCCGCCACGGCATCCTCATCAAGGACGCCCAGGCGTTGGAACTGGCCCACGCGGTGCGCACAGTGGCCTTCGACAAGACCGGCACGCTCACCGCCGGCCGGCCGGCACTGGTGGGCTTTGCCGCTGCACCCGGCGTCGACGAACGCGAGGCGCTCACCTGGTGCGCCACCCTGCAGGCCGGCAGCGAGCACCCGCTGGCGCGTGCAGTGCTGGCCGCCGCGCGGACGCAGGGCCTGTCCACCGGCACGGCCACCGAGCTGCGTGCGCAGGCGGGCCGCGGCGTGGCCGGGAGCGTCGAGCAGCACGCGCTGCGCCTGGGCAGTCGGCGCTGGATGGAGGAGCTGGGGGTAGGGCTTGGGCTGGGCCAAGGGCGGAGCGAGGCGGCCTTCGCGCCGCTGGCCGGATCCGCCCAGGCCTGGCAGGCCGCCGGGCACACGCTGGCGTGGCTGGCCGACGTGAGCGATGCCGCAGCGCCGCGCCTGCTCGCGGCGCTGGCCTTTGGCGACACGGTCAAGCCGACGGCGCGCGATGCCATCGCACAGCTGCACGCGCTGGGGGTGCGCACCCTGCTGCTCAGCGGCGACAACCACGACGCGGTGCAGGCGGTGGCACGCGAGATCGGCATCGACGAGGTGCGCGCCGAGGTGCTGCCAGGCGACAAGGCCGGCGTCATCAATGCACTGAAGGCCGCTGCAACGCCGGGCGAACGCGTCGCCATGGTGGGCGACGGCCTGAACGACGCCCCGGCGCTGGCAGCCGCCGATGTGGGACTGGCGATCACGCACACCGACGGCAGTGGCACCGACGTGGCGATGCAGGCCGCCGGCATCACGCTGATGCGCGGCGACCCGCGCGCGGTGGCCGACGCCATCGACATCTCGCGCCGCACGACGCGCAAGATCCGCCAGAACCTGTTCTGGGCCTTCTTCTACAACGTGATCGGCATCCCGCTGGCGGCGCTGGGCTTCCTGAGCCCGGTCATCGCCGGGGCCGCGATGGCGGCCAGCAGCATCAGCGTGCTGACCAACGCGCTGATGCTGGCACGCTGGCGGCCGCGTGGCCAGTCAGCCCGCCGGGCCTGA
- a CDS encoding HD-GYP domain-containing protein yields the protein MLKRIPTEQLRLGMHIHELCGSWMDHPFWRSRFLLDDAQDLKRLCNCGIREVWIDTARGLDVVGGVSEAEAVEAVERELVAVVEAPMPEMPVSAREEYARAAQLCRQAKQQVQSLYQEARLGRVIEPDGCLPLVDEIIGSVARNQGALASLVRLKTQDEYTYLHSVAVCTLMVALGRTLGLGPDQLREVGLAGLLHDMGKARVPLEVLNKPGRLTDAEWQLMKLHPDWGHEMLTASDGVSTLMLDVCLRHHEKFDGSGYPGGLAADAIPLHARMGAVCDVYDAITSARPYKAPWDAGDAVRQMAQWKGHFDPKLFQAFVKTVGIYPIGTLVRLQSGRLGVVIEQHGGSLLTPQVKVFFSTLAMTRFPPELVDLAQPGCSDRIVGVELAERWGFQDLNSLWLGTAAPA from the coding sequence ATGCTCAAACGTATTCCCACTGAACAGCTGCGCCTGGGCATGCACATCCACGAGTTGTGCGGGTCCTGGATGGACCATCCGTTCTGGCGCAGCCGTTTCCTGCTCGACGACGCCCAGGACCTCAAGCGGCTGTGCAATTGCGGCATCCGCGAAGTCTGGATCGACACCGCCCGCGGGCTGGATGTGGTTGGCGGCGTCAGCGAGGCCGAGGCGGTCGAGGCGGTGGAGCGCGAACTGGTGGCGGTGGTCGAGGCCCCCATGCCCGAGATGCCGGTGAGCGCACGCGAGGAGTACGCGCGCGCCGCCCAGCTGTGCCGCCAGGCCAAGCAGCAAGTGCAGTCCCTGTACCAGGAGGCCCGGCTGGGGCGGGTGATCGAGCCCGACGGCTGCCTGCCACTGGTTGACGAGATCATCGGCTCGGTGGCGCGCAACCAGGGCGCGCTGGCCAGCCTGGTGCGGCTCAAGACACAGGACGAGTACACCTACCTCCATTCGGTGGCGGTGTGCACGCTGATGGTGGCGCTGGGGCGCACCCTGGGCCTTGGGCCGGACCAGCTGCGCGAGGTCGGCCTGGCCGGCCTGCTGCACGACATGGGCAAGGCACGCGTGCCGCTGGAGGTGCTGAACAAGCCGGGCCGGCTCACCGATGCCGAGTGGCAGCTGATGAAGCTGCACCCGGACTGGGGCCACGAGATGCTGACCGCCAGCGACGGCGTGTCGACCTTGATGCTCGACGTCTGCCTGCGCCACCACGAGAAGTTCGACGGCAGCGGCTATCCCGGCGGGCTGGCTGCTGACGCCATCCCGCTGCATGCGCGCATGGGGGCGGTCTGCGATGTTTACGACGCCATCACCTCTGCGCGGCCGTACAAGGCACCCTGGGATGCGGGCGACGCCGTGCGCCAGATGGCGCAGTGGAAGGGGCATTTCGACCCGAAGCTGTTCCAGGCCTTCGTCAAGACGGTGGGCATCTACCCGATCGGCACGCTGGTGCGGCTGCAGTCCGGCCGCCTGGGCGTGGTGATCGAGCAGCACGGGGGCTCGCTGCTGACGCCGCAGGTCAAGGTCTTCTTCTCGACGCTGGCCATGACGCGTTTCCCGCCCGAGCTGGTCGACCTGGCCCAGCCCGGCTGCAGTGACCGCATCGTCGGGGTGGAACTGGCCGAGCGCTGGGGCTTCCAGGACCTCAACTCGCTGTGGTTGGGGACGGCGGCGCCAGCTTGA
- a CDS encoding LysR substrate-binding domain-containing protein, which yields MTLTELRYIVAVARERHFGRAAEACFVSQPTLSVAIKKLEEELEIKLFERGGSEVSVTPLGDEIVRQAQATLESAASIKEIARRGKDPLAGPLRLGVIYTIGPYLLPELVRHTIERVPQMPLLLQENFTVRLLEMLRTGELDCAILAEPFPDTGLAIAPLYDEPFMVAVPVKHPLATRSGISSAELKQETMLLLGNGHCFRDHVLEVCPEFARFASDAEGIRKSFEGSSLETIKHMVASGMGITVVPQLSIPRPEASQGAPLVGYIPFTDPVPTRRVVLAWRRSFTRYEAIAALRNAIYACRLSGVKRLTA from the coding sequence ATGACCCTCACCGAGTTGCGATACATCGTGGCGGTAGCCCGTGAACGACACTTCGGCCGAGCCGCCGAGGCCTGCTTCGTCTCCCAGCCGACGCTGTCGGTGGCCATCAAGAAGCTGGAGGAGGAGCTGGAAATCAAGCTCTTCGAGCGCGGTGGCAGCGAGGTGAGCGTCACCCCGCTGGGCGACGAGATCGTGCGCCAGGCCCAGGCGACGCTGGAAAGCGCCGCCTCGATCAAGGAGATCGCCCGGCGCGGCAAGGACCCGCTGGCTGGCCCGCTGCGCCTGGGGGTGATCTACACCATCGGCCCCTACCTGCTGCCCGAGCTGGTCCGCCACACCATCGAGCGCGTCCCGCAGATGCCGCTGCTGCTGCAGGAGAACTTCACCGTGCGGCTGCTGGAGATGCTGCGCACCGGCGAGCTGGACTGCGCCATCCTGGCCGAGCCCTTTCCCGACACCGGCCTGGCGATCGCACCGCTGTACGACGAGCCCTTCATGGTGGCCGTGCCGGTGAAACACCCGCTCGCGACCCGATCGGGCATCTCGTCGGCCGAGCTGAAGCAGGAGACCATGCTGCTGCTGGGCAATGGCCACTGCTTCCGCGACCACGTGCTGGAGGTCTGCCCGGAATTCGCCCGCTTTGCCAGCGACGCGGAGGGCATCCGCAAGAGCTTCGAGGGCTCCTCGCTGGAGACCATCAAGCACATGGTCGCCTCGGGCATGGGTATCACCGTGGTGCCGCAGCTGTCGATTCCACGGCCCGAAGCCAGCCAGGGTGCACCGCTGGTGGGCTACATCCCCTTCACCGATCCGGTGCCCACGCGCCGGGTGGTGCTGGCCTGGCGGCGCAGCTTCACGCGCTACGAAGCGATTGCCGCCCTGCGCAACGCGATCTACGCCTGCCGGCTCAGTGGCGTGAAGCGGCTCACCGCCTGA
- a CDS encoding putative bifunctional diguanylate cyclase/phosphodiesterase: MTASRPLTAPSSAPARRVSQRRSTDRRRSVQATDESIAARVRGRQYAALMRAQPYAAGASLLNMLVVGLTSPQTLSNLLLLGWMVAVLMLNGVQLERWNRWNKKSAKSKTGVDVSTKDLNLQVAQAAALGAMWGAVPVLLLNHVAHPQQTLVMMSLASMLCIGALGLATLPRAAWAYMGTLSLGSLISLAISPQLVYGIGALQWATLAGVAVVLGGTVTKALHASVSAEVKGEHQNQLIGLLLRDFSEQGSDVIWEIDGGGRLRHVTKQFAFAMGRDTAALEGKGLMSILGEMQKGMSDSDRESTLALHEKLTEGHPFRDVQVSLLLDGKQRWWSLTAKPLVDERGRPLGWRGVARDVTQARMADRKLAWLAHFDTLTGLTNRAHFRVLLEKALQHTRRYGGGGAVMCLDLDGFKNVNDTLGHATGDVLLTEVGKRLRDAVGNGRSDVVARLGGDEFAVLLRTATTEADVAGIAQQILDAMKPPCVTQGAEIPVRASIGIARFPEDGLSVDEMMQHADLALYDAKANATGSMRFFAQRMGEQVRRRLILERDLREALERKQLHLHFQPKVDLNTWRVLGFEALLRWNHPEHGDIPPAEFIPVAEEAGLILAIGEWAMLEACVHAARWPEELQVAVNISPVQVMAQNLPDAVQNALRVSGLAAHRLELEITESVFINETRGTVGRLHALRRLGVAIALDDFGTGYSSLACLRRFPFDTLKIDRAFVRELLVSRDARAIVRNILALAKALRMSTVAEGVEEPAQVKVLEAEGCDIVQGYYVAKPLPADQVLHFAMTWTGRDRPTLPRDFSLGHTQTADLATMMPATII; the protein is encoded by the coding sequence ATGACCGCCTCACGCCCACTCACCGCCCCATCCTCTGCGCCGGCCCGTCGCGTCTCCCAGCGTCGGAGCACCGATCGGCGCCGCTCGGTACAGGCCACGGACGAGTCCATCGCCGCGCGCGTGCGGGGACGGCAGTACGCGGCGCTGATGCGCGCCCAGCCCTACGCCGCCGGGGCCAGCCTGCTCAACATGCTGGTGGTGGGGCTGACCTCGCCACAGACCCTGTCCAACCTGCTGCTGCTGGGCTGGATGGTGGCCGTGCTGATGCTCAATGGCGTGCAGCTGGAGCGCTGGAACCGCTGGAACAAGAAGAGCGCCAAGAGCAAGACCGGCGTCGACGTCTCGACCAAGGACCTGAACCTGCAGGTGGCGCAGGCCGCCGCACTGGGCGCGATGTGGGGCGCGGTACCGGTGCTGCTGCTCAACCACGTGGCGCACCCGCAGCAGACGCTGGTGATGATGAGCCTGGCCAGCATGCTGTGCATCGGTGCGCTGGGGCTGGCGACGCTGCCGCGGGCCGCTTGGGCCTACATGGGCACCCTCAGCCTGGGCAGCCTGATCTCCCTGGCCATCAGCCCGCAGCTGGTCTACGGCATCGGGGCCCTGCAGTGGGCCACCCTCGCGGGCGTGGCGGTGGTGCTGGGCGGCACGGTGACCAAGGCCCTGCACGCGAGCGTGAGCGCTGAGGTCAAGGGCGAGCACCAGAACCAGCTGATCGGACTGCTGCTGCGCGACTTCTCCGAGCAGGGCAGCGACGTGATCTGGGAGATCGACGGCGGCGGGCGCCTACGCCACGTCACCAAGCAGTTTGCCTTTGCCATGGGCCGCGACACGGCCGCCCTGGAGGGCAAGGGGCTGATGAGCATCCTCGGCGAGATGCAGAAGGGCATGAGCGACAGCGACCGCGAGTCCACGCTGGCGCTGCACGAGAAGCTCACCGAGGGCCACCCTTTCCGTGACGTCCAGGTCAGCCTGCTGCTGGACGGCAAGCAGCGCTGGTGGTCCCTCACCGCCAAGCCACTGGTGGACGAGCGGGGCCGCCCGCTGGGCTGGCGCGGCGTGGCCCGCGACGTGACGCAGGCGCGCATGGCTGACCGCAAGCTGGCCTGGCTGGCGCACTTCGACACCCTCACCGGCCTGACCAACCGCGCCCATTTCCGCGTGCTGCTGGAGAAGGCGCTGCAGCACACCCGGCGCTACGGCGGCGGCGGCGCGGTGATGTGCCTGGACCTGGACGGCTTCAAGAACGTCAACGACACGCTGGGGCACGCCACCGGCGACGTCCTGCTCACCGAAGTGGGCAAGCGCCTGCGCGATGCGGTGGGCAACGGCCGCAGCGACGTGGTGGCCCGCCTGGGCGGCGACGAGTTTGCCGTGCTGCTGCGCACCGCCACCACCGAGGCCGACGTCGCAGGCATCGCCCAGCAGATCCTCGATGCGATGAAGCCGCCCTGCGTCACGCAGGGGGCCGAGATCCCCGTGCGCGCGAGCATCGGCATCGCGCGCTTCCCGGAAGACGGCCTGAGCGTCGACGAGATGATGCAGCACGCCGACCTGGCGCTGTACGACGCCAAGGCCAACGCCACCGGCTCGATGCGCTTCTTCGCGCAGCGCATGGGCGAGCAGGTGCGCCGCCGCCTGATCCTGGAGCGCGACCTGCGCGAGGCGCTGGAGCGCAAGCAGCTGCACCTGCACTTCCAGCCCAAGGTGGACCTCAACACCTGGCGCGTGCTGGGCTTCGAGGCCCTGCTGCGCTGGAACCACCCCGAGCACGGCGACATCCCGCCGGCCGAGTTCATCCCGGTGGCCGAGGAGGCCGGCCTGATCCTGGCCATCGGCGAATGGGCCATGCTGGAGGCCTGCGTGCACGCTGCGCGTTGGCCGGAGGAGCTGCAGGTGGCGGTGAACATCTCGCCCGTCCAGGTGATGGCGCAGAACCTGCCCGACGCGGTCCAGAACGCCCTGCGCGTGTCCGGCCTCGCGGCGCACCGGCTGGAGCTGGAGATCACCGAGTCGGTCTTCATCAACGAGACGCGCGGCACGGTGGGGCGCCTGCATGCGCTGCGCCGCCTGGGCGTGGCCATCGCGCTGGACGACTTCGGCACCGGTTACTCGTCGCTGGCCTGCCTGCGGCGCTTCCCCTTCGACACGCTCAAGATCGACCGTGCCTTCGTGCGCGAGCTGCTCGTCAGCCGGGATGCCCGCGCCATCGTGCGCAACATCCTGGCGCTGGCCAAGGCGCTGCGCATGTCCACCGTCGCCGAGGGCGTGGAGGAGCCGGCCCAGGTCAAGGTGCTGGAGGCCGAGGGCTGCGACATCGTGCAGGGCTACTACGTGGCCAAGCCGCTGCCGGCCGACCAGGTACTGCATTTCGCGATGACCTGGACCGGCCGTGACCGCCCGACGCTGCCGCGCGACTTCTCGCTCGGCCACACCCAGACCGCCGACCTCGCGACGATGATGCCGGCCACGATCATCTGA